The genomic region CGGTCGGGGTCGAGCAATTGACCAGTTTCAAATATCTCGTGCGCGGAAACGGGCAGACCCGTCCTTGAGCCGGCTCATCCTCCCCGGTACGACCGACCTGCCCCCCTCGGCGCCCGGCATGCGCATCGGGCTGTTCGGCGGCAGCTTCAACCCGCCCCATGAGGGCCATCGCCTCGTCTCGCGCGAAAGTCTCAAGCGCCTCAACCTCGATGCGATCTGGTGGCTGGTGACGCCGGGAAACCCCCTCAAGACCCACGAAGACCTCGCCCCGCTCGCCGAGCGGGTTGCGGCCGCGCGGGCGCTTGTCGACCATCCGGCCGTCCGCGTCACCGGTTTCGAAGCGGCGCGCGGCTTTACCTACACCTATCAGACGCTCGAATTTCTCACCCGAACCCTGGCGGACCGGCGTTTCGTCTGGA from Pelagibacterium sp. 26DY04 harbors:
- a CDS encoding nicotinate-nucleotide adenylyltransferase codes for the protein MRIGLFGGSFNPPHEGHRLVSRESLKRLNLDAIWWLVTPGNPLKTHEDLAPLAERVAAARALVDHPAVRVTGFEAARGFTYTYQTLEFLTRTLADRRFVWIMGADSLSSFHRWERWEDIFCLLPIAVYVRPGSTRCAPFSKAALRFARSRIDEADAPRLASMHPPAWVFLHGLMSSLSSTQLRNGTEKAKNPDFWLPSH